AGACTGCCGAGTAATTCTTCAGGGCGCTGGCCGCCAAGGTGCAGATGTGCGAGATAATTCATGGCGCGCAGTTTAACACTGCTACATCCATATCGTTATAACCCGATATACCGATTTGTACCGATCTAAGATCATTTTCATATTTGTATATCGCGATACAACGATTTAAAGTTCGCTTCATCGCGATATAACGTTGTACCCATTGAGCACTGCAACCATGCCTATTGACCTCGACGAAATAATAAAAGCCCTGGCACACCCAGTACGCCGAGAAATTCTCAACGCTCTCAAAGACCCTGACACCTCGTTCCCTGACCAAATCCACTCCACCGAACATGGCGTATGTGCCGGTCAGTTTGATCAACTCTGCGGCCTGTCGCAGTCGACGGTCTCTGCCCACCTGGCAACGCTGCAACGAGCGGGCCTGATTACCAGCCAAAAACACGGTCAGTGGCACTTCTTCAAACGTAACGAGGAAACCATCAAGGCCTTCCTCGAAAAAATCAGCCAAGAGCTTTAACAAGGATTTCCATGCCACTCTCGCTACTCATTCTGGCGCTAAGCGCTTTCGCCATCGGGACCACCGAGTTCGTGATCATGGGCTTGCTGCCTGATGTCGCGGCCGATCTGGGCGTGTCCATCCCCGGTGCCGGCTGGCTTGTGACCGGTTACGCGCTGGGCGTGGCCATCGGGGCTCCGTTCATGGCACTGGCTACCGCCAAGTTGCCGCGCAAAGCCGCCCTGGTAACGTTGATGGTGATCTTTATCATCGGCAACCTGTTGTGCGCACTGGCCAGTGATTACAACGTGCTGATGTTTGCCCGCGTAGTGACAGCCCTGTGCCACGGCGCGTTCTTCGGGATTGGCTCTGTCGTCGCAGCAGGCCTGGTGCCTGCCAACAAGCGCGCTTCAGCGGTGGCATTGATGTTCACCGGCCTTACGCTGGCCAACGTGCTGGGCGTTCCCCTGGGCACCGCCCTGGGTCAGGCCGCAGGTTGGCGCTCGACGTTCTTTGCCGTCACCGTGATCGGTGTGGTGGCCCTGATAGGCCTGATCCGCTTCTTGCCCGCCAAGCGTGACGAAGAAAAACTCGACATGCGTGCCGAACTGGCCGCACTCAAAGGGGCTGGCATCTGGCTGTCCCTGAGCATGACTGCACTGTTTTCCGCATCGATGTTTACCCTGTTCACCTATGTGGCGCCCCTGCTCGGTGATGTCACCGGCATCTCGCCAAGCGGCGTGACCTGGACCTTGCTGCTGATCGGCCTGGGCCTGACGGTGGGCAACATCATCGGCGGCAAGCTGGCCGACAAACGTCTGGCCGCTACCCTGATCGGTGTTTTTATCGCGATGGCAGTGATGTCGACCGTACTGACCTGGACCAGCGTCGCCGTGATCCCGACCGAAATCACCCTCTTCCTGTGGGCCGCCGCCTCGTTTGCCGCCGTACCGGCGCTGCAGATCAACGTCGTGACCTTCGGCAAGGCAGCACCCAACCTGGTTTCGACCTTGAACATCGGTGCTTTCAACGTCGGCAATGCCCTGGGCGCCTGGGTTGGCGGCAGCGTCATCGCCCACGGTTTCGGCCTCACCAGCGTTCCGCTGGCCGCTGCAGCGCTGGCGATTCTGGCGCTGCTGGTCACCCTGATTACTTTTCGCCAGAACGGCAATGCCGAGCTGGCAACTGCCACAAACTGATCCTTGAGAGGGCTGCATAAATGACTACGATTTTCGATCCGATCAAGCTGGGCGACCTCGAACTGCCCAACCGCATCATCATGGCTCCGCTAACTCGCTGCCGTGCCGATGAAGGTCGGGTTCCAAACGCACTGATGGCCGAATACTACGTTCAGCGCGCATCGGCCGGCCTGATCCTGAGCGAAGCCACGTCGGTGACCCCAATGGGGGTCGGCTACCCGGATACCCCGGGCATCTGGTCCAACGATCAGGTTCGCGGCTGGACCAACATCACCAAGGCTGTACACGCTGCCGGTGGCCGCATCGCCCTGCAGCTGTGGCATGTTGGCCGCATCTCGCACCCGATGTACCTGAACGGCGAAGCACCTGTTGCCCCTAGCGCCATTGCTGCCAAAGGCCACGTCAGCCTGGTTCGTCCAAAGGTTGATTTCCCGACGCCACGGGCACTGGAAACCGCTGAGATCGCCGATATTGTCGAGGCCTACCGCACAGGCGCCGAAAACGCCAAAGCGGCAGGTTTTGATGGCGTGGAAATCCATGGTGCCAACGGTTACCTGCTCGATCAGTTCCTGCAAAGCAGCACCAACAAGCGCACCGACCAGTACGGCGGCAGCGTAGAGAACCGCGCCCGTCTGTTGCTGGAAGTCACCGATGCAGCCATCGATGTGTGGGGCGCAGGCCGCGTGGGCGTGCATTTGTCGCCACGTGCCGACTTGCACGACATGGGTGATGACAACCTGGCTGAAACCTTTGGTTATGTAGCCCGCGAGCTGGGCAAGCGTGGCATCGCCTATATCTGTGCCCGCGAGCATGTGGCCGCAGACAGCCTCGGCTCACAGCTCAAGGAAGCCTTTGGCGGCCCGTACATCGCCAACGAAAGCTTCACCAAGGAAAGCGCCAATGCCTGGCTGGCTGCCGGCAAGGCTGACGCTGTAGCCTTCGGCGTACCGTTTATCGCCAACCCAGACCTGCCTGCACGCCTGAAAACCGATGCACCGCTCAATGAGGCGCACCCGGACACCTTCTATTCCAAAGGTGCACAAGGCTACATCGACTATCCAGTGCTGTAAGCACCGGCTCCACAACGCAAAACGCCCGAGGTCAATGACCTCGGGCGTTTTGCTGTAAACCTTGCGCCAGCGCATTGGCTGAGCGTGTCCGACCCGTGAAGGTTGCCATCAAGGGCACTTTTCAAGGGGCGAAAAAAGGGGCGGTTTGACCCGCCCACATTTTTTCCCTAGTCCCTTTTTTTCCTTCTCATCATCCTGATGAATCGCGTCCTGCGATGTCCTTCTGCGTTCTTCCGTGAGCGCCGTACCAATCCGTCGATACACTTCAAATACTAGAGTTTTATTGAAATGCTGCAACCAAGGCAGTTATAGATTTTTATTACACGATAAATGCACATAAAAAATAAAGTCATTTAATTTCAATCACTTATAAAAAACCAAGTAAGGAAAAGATAATCACTTACCTAGATAACGTCGCAGGCTTACACGTAAAGTAAGCGAAGGCTTACAGCGCCACGCAGATAATATTCACTCTCATCCATGACATTTCGTTTCAAACCCAGGCTGGCAGCGCACAGGTTGAAAATCAGGGGGCTTGGCGCTAAATCATGGGCGCACAAAAAACCCCGAATCGCTCGGGGTTTTTAGCCGACACATCCCGCGTTATTGGAACAGCGACTCGCTCGACAGACCGTTGCGCTCAAGAATCTCTCGCAGACGCTTGAGCCCCTCGACCTGGATCTGGCGCACGCGTTCACGTGTCAGGCCAATTTCCAGCCCCACGTCTTCAAGGGTACTGCTTTCATGACCCCGCAACCCGAAACGGCGTATCACCACTTCGCGCTGCTTGTCAGTAAGCTCGGACAACCACTGGTCAATGCTCTGCGACAAGTCATCGTCCTGAAGCAGCTCACAAGGATCTGTAGGCCGGTCGTCAGTCAGGGTATCGAGCAGTGTTTTGTCAGAGTCAGGGCCCAAGGAAACGTCTACCGAAGACACCCGTTCATTGAGCCCAAGCATGCGCTTGACTTCGGAGACTGGCTTCTCGAGCAGATTGGCGATTTCTTCAGGGGAGGGTTCGTGATCGAGCTTTTGCGTGAGTTCACGTGCAGCCCGCAGATAGACGTTGAGCTCTTTGACCACATGGATCGGTAAACGGATGGTGCGGGTCTGATTCATGATCGCCCGTTCAATCGTTTGCCGGATCCACCAGGTGGCGTAAGTCGAGAAGCGGAACCCACGTTCGGGGTCAAATTTCTCGACGGCCCGGATCAGCCCCAGGTTGCCCTCTTCGATCAGGTCCAGCAGCGAGAGCCCACGATTGACATAGCGCCGGGCGATTTTCACCACCAGTCGCAAGTTACTTTCAATCATGCGCTTGCGCCCGGCCGGATCTCCACTTTGCGACAAGCGTGCAAAGTGAACTTCTTCTGCGGGTGAGAGCAACGGGGAGAAGCCAATTTCATTGAGGTACAGCTGGGTCGCGTCTAGCGCCCGTGTGTAGTCAATGTACTTGTGCTGTTTTGTTGCAGGTGCTTTTTTGGACTTGGTTCGAGCTGTAGGGGGTGACTCGTCTTCTTCTGACATCAAGTCGCTATCGATGTTGGAGTCCATAAGGAGCACCTCATCGTCGATGTCAAACCCCGGCGCTTCTTTGTTGAGAGCCATTGCTATAGTCCTTTGGTGAGTTCGACCTCAAGCTCAAGCATCGCCCAAGTCCTTGGCAACGCTGGAGCCTGTTCCTTATCCACATCAGGAACAGGCTGGTAACCGATCAACGGCGAGGAAGGAATTGCAATGGATCTACAGGTTTACCTTGGCGGCGAATCTCAAAGTGAAGTTTCACCCGGTCTGTACCAGTTGACCCCATTTCGGCAATTGTCTGTCCGACCTTGACCTGCTGCCCCTCCCGAACCAACAGCCTACGGTTATGTCCGTAAGCACTGACGTAGGTATCACTGTGTTTGATGATTACCAGTTCGCCGTAGCCCCTCAATCCACTGCCAGCGTAAACAACCGAACCATCAGACGCAGCTAAAACAGGCTGTCCCAAATCTCCGGCGATATCAATACCTTTATTCAAACTACCGTTTGAAGAAAATTTGCCTATCAGAATGCCATCAGAGGGCCATCCCCACCCCTTGGGTGCAGGCCCTGCCGGCAGGGGTGCAACCGCCGCAGGCGCTGTAGTTGCGGCGCCTGAACGCTTGATAACTGTCGTTTTGCTGCCCGAGGAAGACGAGACTACGGTCGTTGTCGTGCCACCTTCAGGCTTGGTTCCAGCGCGTCCGTCGAAGCGGATTGTTTGACCTGGGACAATAGTGAACGGAGCCGCGATATTGTTTCGTGCCGCCAAAGCCTTCCAGTCCCAGCCGTAGCGAAAGGCAATTGAGAACAGCGTATCGCCACGACGCACGACGTACTGGCCCGTGGTCACTGCCGGCCGCTGGGCCACCCCGTTACGGTCAACGACGTTTACGCCATTTTTCGGGGTGCTGGAACACGCTGCCAGCAAAGCCAGTGTGGCACTCAGGAATAGACCGGCCACCAGTCTCTGATAGCTTTTGGTACCCATACGCTGCGCAATGACTGTGAGACTCACCCGCCGCTCCCTTTGAAGATGGCTAAATAGTTGAACGCCAGAACTGGCCATGAATTGACGCAAGTATAACTGGCTACAGGGCTTTTACAGACTGCAAAGCCCAATCTTGACGCTGTCAGGCAATGGGCAGGGTCTTGCCGTTGCGCAATATGACCTGCGCCCGACCCCATAATTCACCCGTATCTGGACAAAGGATCAGGCCAGCGGCCCGTTGAGCAGCGGCACGAAGCGCACATTGCCGATCACCCGCCTGGCAAAACCGTGCTCTTCGCGCACGATCAACATCAGTTGCTGCACCTCGCCCGAGCCCACCGGGATCACCAGGCGCCCACCGGGAGCCAGCTGATCCAGCAATGCCTGAGGTACATCGGTGGCCACTGCCGTTACGATAATGCCGTTGTAAGGTGCCAGCGCGGGCCAGCCTTCCCAGCCATCGCCCCAGCGGAACACCACGTTGCGCAGGTTGAGTTCAAGCAGCCGCTCTTTGGCCCGGTCTTGCAGCACCTTGATGCGCTCTACCGAAAAAATCCGCTCAACCAGCTGCGAGAGTACGGCCGTTTGATAACCCGAGCCGGTGCCGATCTCCATCACCTTATCCAGCGGCCCGTCCTCAAGCAGCAGCTCGCTCATGCGCGCCACCATGTAAGGCTGGGAAATGGTCTGGTTATTACCGATCGGCAGCGCGGTGTCTTCGTAGGCCCGATGGGCCAGGGCCTCATCCACGAACAAATGCCGTGGTGTACGACGAATGACCTCAAGCACGTTCTGGTTAACGATGCCCTCTTCACGCAGGCGCTGAATCAGCCGCTCACGAGTGCGCTCTGAAGTCATGCCAATGCCGCGGTGCATCATGCCATCCTGCTCGCGTGCCATTAGCCCATGCCCTCCAGCCAGCTATTGAGGTTTTTGAAGCCATCACCAAAGGTGCGATCCAGTTGCAGCGGCGTGATCGAGACATACCCCTGCATCACCGCATGGAAATCCGTACCCGGCCCGCCGTCCTCGGCGTCACCTGCCGCAGCAATCCAGTAGCCGGCCCTGCCCCGTGGATCAACCACCCGAACCGGCGCAGCTGCGCGTGCGCGATGCCCCAGGCGGGTCAGTTGAATGCCGCGAATTTTCTCGAGCGGCAAGTTAGGTATGTTCACATTGAGGACCGTACGCGGCGGCAAGTCCAGCGATGCGTGGGCTTCAAGCAGCTTACGGGCAAAAAACGCTGCAGTCGGCAAGTTGTCCACCTGGCGCGACACCAGCGAAAAGGCAAATGAAGGACGATCCAGAAAGCGCCCCTCAAGTGCCGCCGCCACAGTGCCGGAATACAACACGTCATCACCCAGATTGGCGCCCAGGTTTATGCCTGATACCACCATGTCCGGCTGCTGCTCCAGCAAGCCGTGAAGGCCCAGGTGCACGCAATCGGTGGGTGTGCCATTGATGCTGATAAAGCCATTGGCCAAGGTGTTCGGATGCAAGGGACGGTCCAGCGTCAGCGAGCTGCTCGCTCCGCTTTTGTCCTGCTCGGGCGCAATGACCACGCACTCGGCGTAATCGGCCAATGCGCCATAGAGCGCAGCCAGGCCCGGGGCAGTCACCCCATCATCATTTGAAATCAGAATACGCATAGGCTTTCCGTTTGATCCAACGGCACCAGATCAACAAGCTCTCGCACCAGGACAGTGGCGAAGCATCCGGCCGGCAAAACAAATTCCAGTTGCAGAATGTCAGGCTCCGGATAATGCCACGTCAACCGGCCAATGGGCAGTCGCAGGATGCGGCGCTCATGGCTCATGCCGGCCCGGACCAGCCAGTCACGCAGTGCCGCTTCGCGCTCTGCGATGGACTGCTCCAGCGCGTGGGTCACGCCGGTGGTCGGTGATTCGCCTTCACCCCACTGCGGACCGGTGGGGTGGAGGTCGAGAATGGCCAGACGCGGGTCGCTGCACTCGGCCTCGCCAGCCGGAAAAAAACTGCGGCTGTCGGTAAAGGCCAGCAAATCGCCGACCTGTGCCCGCTGCCAGCTGCCATCGGCCACCCGCGCCGCCAGCACCTGATTGAACAGATAGCTGCGGGCGGTGGACAGCAACCGCGAACGAACGTTGCGCTGCTCAGGCAAGGCCTTGCGCGCAGCATAGTCACGGGCCTCGCCAAGGTTGCCGCCCTGCCAGCCGAAACGCTGGGTACCGAAGTAGTTCGGCACGCCCTGCCTGGCTATCAGCTGAAGGCGCTGTTCCAGTGCGTCTTTGTCCCCGGCCATTTGCGTCAGGCGCAAGGTGAAACCGTTGGCCGCATGGGCCCCACGCTGCAATTTGCGTTTGTGGCGTGAGGTTTTGAGAATTTTCAGCGTGTCGTTTTCTGCGCCCGACAAGTCAGGGTCTGCCTTGCCCGGCAACTGCACGCTGAACCACTGGCGGGTCAGCGCCTGACGGTCCTTGAGGCCCGCGTAGCTGACCGTGCGCAAAGGCACGCCCGCCGCCTTGGCAATGCGCCGGGCTGCTTCTTCGGTGTTCAGACCGCGTTTTTCGACCCACAACCATAGGTGCTCGCCGTCTCCGGACAGCGGGATATCCAGTACTTCGTCGACCTGGAAATCCTCTGCCGTGGCTTTGAGCACCGCTGTGCCCAAGGCTTCGCCGTAGGCTCGCGGGCCCAGCAACTCAAACTCGTTCATGCGCGAACCAACAACGCGATGGAATGCACCGCGATACCTTCTTCACGCCCAACGAAACCGAGTTTCTCGGTAGTAGTGGCCTTTACGTTTACCTGGTCCAAATCAACCTCTAGATCCGCCGCAATCAGCGCACGCATCGTTTCAATATGCGGTGCCATTTTCGGCGCCTGAGCAATAATGGTGTTGTCGACATTACCGACTTTCCAGCCCTTGGCATGGATCAGACCCACGACATGACGCAACAGGACGCGGCTGTCAGCGCCCTTGAAAGTCGGATCGGTGTCCGGAAAATGCTTGCCGATGTCGCCCAGTGCGGCAGCACCCAGCAAGGCATCGCTGAGGGCGTGCAACAAGACATCGCCATCAGAGTGGGCCAACAGCCCGAATTTATGGGAGATCCGCACGCCGCCCAACGTTATGAAATCGCCTTCAGCAAAACAGTGCACATCATAGCCGTGGCCAATACGCATAAAAAAACGCCCCGATTAAGTCAGGGCGTGATTCTACCTACTTTGACCAACATTGGGCGCTATTAGCAACTCAGCGCATTGGCGTGATGACGCAAGTGGTCGTCGATAAAACTGGCGATGAAGAAATAGCTATGGTCGTAGCCCGGCTGCAAGCGCAAGGTCAACGGGTAGTCGGCCATCCTGGCAGCCTGTTGCAGCACTTCAGGCTTGAGCTGAACCGCCAAAAAATCATCCCGGTCACCTTGATCAACCAACAGCGGCAGCTTTTCACGCGCCTCCGCCATCAACACACTCGCATCCCACTCACGCCAGCGCGCACGCTCCTCACCCAAATAATGGGAGAACGCCTTTTGCCCCCACGGGCAGTCCATGGGATTGCTGATCGGCGCAAACGCTGACACCGACTGATAGCGCCCCGGGTTGCGCAGCGCACAGACCAACGCCCCGTGCCCGCCCATCGAGTGCCCGCTGATGCCTCGCTTTTGCGAAGCCGGGAAATGAGCCTCTACCAACGCTGGCAATTCCTGCACCACATAATCGTGCATCCGATAATGCTTGGCCCAAGGCTCTTGAGTCGCATTCAGGTAAAAGCCCGCACCCAGACCGAAATCCCAGGCGCCCTGCGGATCATCCGGCACACCTTCGCCACGGGGGCTGGTGTCCGGTGCGACGATAATCAGCCCCAGTTCGGCGGCCATCTTCATCGCACCGGCCTTATGCATGAAGTTTTCATCGTTACAGGTCAGGCCAGACAGCCAGTACAGCACCGGCAGCTTTGCGCCCTGCTCGGCCTGGGGTGGCAAGTACACGGCAAATACCATGTCGCAGCCAAGCACCTCAGAGTGGTGCTTGTAGCGTTTATGCCAGCCACCGAAACTTTTCTGGCAGGACAGGTTTTCCAGGCTCATGGTCGACCTCAGAAGTGGATGACCGCACGGATGCTTTTGCCTTCGTGCATCAGGTCAAATGCCTTGTTGATATCTTCCAGGCCCATGGTGTGGGTGATGAAGGTATCCAGCGGGATCTCGCCGCTTTGCGCCATGTCGACATAGCTTGGCAACTCAGTACGACCGCGCACGCCGCCAAATGCCGAACCGCGCCAGACGCGACCGGTCACTAGCTGGAACGGACGGGTGGAGATTTCCTGACCGGCACCGGCCACACCGATGATCACGGACTCGCCCCAACCCTTGTGGCAGCACTCCAGTGCCGCACGCATCAGGTGCACATTGCCGATGCACTCAAAGGAGAAGTCGACACCGCCGTCGGTCATGTCGACGATCACTTCCTGAATCGGACGATCGAAGTCTTTCGGGTTCACGCAATCAGTGGCACCTAACTGCCGGGCGATTTCAAACTTGGCCGGGTTGATGTCGATGGCAATGATGCGCGCCGCCTTGGCTTTAACCGCGCCGATTATCGCAGACAGACCAATGCCGCCCAGACCGAAGATGGCCACCGTGTCACCCGGCTTGACCTTGGCCGTATTGAGCACCGCACCAATACCAGTGGTCACGCCGCAACCCAGCAGGCAAACCTTCTCCAGTGGTGCATCTTTCTGAATTTTCGCCACCGATATTTCCGGCAGTACGGTGTACTCCGAGAAGGTCGAAGTCCCCATGTAATGGAAAATCGGCTGCCCCTTGTAGGAGAAGCGCGTAGTACCGTCTGGCATCAGGCCTTTACCCTGGGTAGCGCGAATCGCCTGACACAGGTTGGTTTTGCCAGACAGGCAGAATTTGCACTGGCGACACTCAGGCGTGTACAGAGGGATCACGTGATCACCGACAGCAACCGAGGTCACGCCCTCGCCGATTGCCTCGACGATAGCGCCGCCTTCGTGGCCCAGGATCGACGGGAAGATGCCTTCCGGGTCAGCGCCCGACAAGGTGTAGGCATCCGTATGGCAAACGCCCGACGCCACAACCCGCAGCAGCACTTCGCCAGCCTTGGGCATGGCAACGTCAACTTCTACGATTTCCAGCGGCTTTTTGGCCTCGAACGCTACGGCAGCACGTGACTTGATCATCGATCGTCTCCAGCAAAGTAAAAACAAGACGCCGAGTGTAAATCAGCGCTGAGTGATTAATAATCCGGGCAAAAGCAAAACATTATTGCCATACAGGGATAATCAGCCGTGAATGAAAACCGCTGGGAAGGCATAGACGAGTTTGTGGCCGTGGCCGAGTGCAGCCAATTCACTGCAGCGGCGGAACGCCTAGGGGTTTCATCGTCACACATCAGTCGCCAGGTGGCCCGCCTCGAAGAGCGCCTGCAAACCCGCCTGTTCTATCGCAGTACCCGAAAGGTGACGCTGACCGAAGCCGGGCAAACCTTTTTACAACATTGCCAGCGCCTGCAAGACGGACGCGAAGAAGCACTTCGAGCGGTCGGTGATCTGGCCAGCGAACCCAAAGGCATGCTACGCATGACCTGTGCGGTGGCCTATGGCGAGCGTTTTATCGTGCCGCTGGTTACGCGCTTTATGGGGCTGTATCCGCAGTTACGGGTCGATATAGAACTCAGCAATCGACCGCTGGACCTGGTGCATGAAAGCCTGGATCTGGCTATTCGGCTGGGGCGCTTGCAGGACTCAAGGCTGGTGGCCACGCGGCTCGCGCCCAGACGCATGTATGTCTGCGCGTCGCCTTCTTATCTGGAACATTATGGCCGCCCTCACAGCCTGTCGGAGCTGAGTCGACATAACTGTTTGATTGGCAGCTCGGATCTATGGCAATTGCAGCAGGACGGGCGAGAATTTTCGCAAAGGGTGCAAGGTAATTGGCGCTGCAACAGCGGGCAGGCGGTATTGGACGCAGCACTCCAAGGTGTAGGGCTTTGTCAGTTACCGGACTATTACGTGCTTGAGCATCTGAAGACCGGGGCACTGGTGTCTTTGCTCGACACCCACCAGCCGCCCAACACTGCGGTTTGGGCGCTATACCCGCAACAGCGGCATTTATCGCCCAAAGTCAGAAAGCTGGTGGATTATCTGAAGGAAGGTTTGGCCAGACGGGAGGAGTATCAGGGGTGAAGTGCCGCTCCTGTAGCCACTGACAAGGAACGAAGGCTGCGAAAAGGGCCGAAGGTCCTTCAATATCCAGTGGCCGCTTCGTACCTCGTCAGCGACAAAGGCTTACGGGCTTTGATTTTCAGCGATTTGCCCAGCGCAAGCGCAACCACTCAAGATCTTCGGGGCGGGTGACCTTGATGTTGTCCGAACGGCCTTCGATCAGACGCGGGGCCAGGCCGGCCCACTCCATCGCCGAAGACTCGTCGGTGATGGTCGCATCGGCCACCAGACTGTCAGCCAAGGCTCGGTGCAAGGCCCCCAAGCGGAACATCTGCGGCGTATACGCCTGCCAGATCAAGCTACGGTCAATGGTTTCAACCGCGCGACCATTTTTGTCCACGCGCTTGAGCGTATCCCGCGCCGGAACCGCCAGCAAACCACCCACAGGGTCGTCAGCCAGTTCGCTCAACAGCTTGTCCAGATCTTCGCGTGACAGGTTTGGACGTGCCGCATCGTGAACCAAAACCCAATCGTCATCTGCCGCACCTTGTGCATGCAGGTGCAGCAGCGCATTGAGCACCGAGTCCGCACGCTCGCGCCCACCGTCCACCCGAACGACGCGGGGGTTTGTGGCGCAAGTCAACGTCGGCCAAAAGGGATCATCAGAAGCGACACTGACCACCAGCCCCTTGAGGCCCGGGTGGTCGAGAAAACAGCCAAGGCTGTGTTCGAGAATACTGAGTCCGCCCAGCTGCAAATATTGCTTGGGACGGTCTGCGGCCATACGGGCACCAACGCCCGCGGCAGGGATCACGGCCCAGAAGGCCGGTGACGAAAAACTCATTGGGCCAACTGATAGAGGGTTTCACCCTCTTTGATCATGCCCAACTCATGGCGAGCACGCTCTTCAACGGTCTCCATGCCTTTTTTCAGCTCAAGCACTTCCGCATCAAGCACGCGGTTACGCTCCAGCAAGATCTCGTTTTCAGCACGCTGATCGGCGATTTGCTGGGTCAGGTCGGTAACCTGCGCCAAACTGCCATTCCCCACCCACAGGCGATACTGTAGGGCAGCCAGCAGCAAGAGCAAGATGAGAAACAACCAATTGGGACTGCGCATCGAATATCAGGTATCCAGTGAAAAGACAGCCATGCCGACAAACGTAAACAACTAATAGTACAAAGCCTGGAAGAACCAGGCTTGTACTGATAAGCATCAGATTAATGTCAAAAGCCTCACCTTGGCGAATTTTCCGACACAATCTGCTGTCTTTTTACCATTCAACACTCAGCCGCGGAATTCGCTGCGGCCGTTGTACTTGGCTTTTGCACCCAACTGCTCTTCGATACGCAGCAGTTGGTTGTACTTGGAAACGCGATCGGAACGGCACAGCGAGCCAGTCTTGATCTGGCCTGCAGCAGTACCCACTGCCAGATCGGCAATGGTGGAGTCTTCGGTTTCGCCGGAACGGTGCGAAATCACTGCAGTGTAACCAGCGGCCTTGGCCATCTGGATAGCTTCCAGTGTTTCAGTCAGGGTGCCGATCTGGTTGAACTTGATCAGGATCGAGTTGGCGATTTTTTTATCGATGCCTTCTTTCAGGATCTTGGTGTTGGTTACGAACAGGTCGTCACCTACCAGCTGAACTTTCTCACCGATTTTATCGGTCAGGATTTTCCAGCCATCCCAGTCAGACTCGTCCAGGCCATCTTCGATGGAGATGATCGGATAGCGCTGAGTCAAACCTTTCAGGTATTCAGCAAAACCTTCGGAGTTGAAGATCTGGCCTTCGCCCGACAGGTTGTACTTGCCATCTTCGTAGAACTCGCTGGCCGCACAGTCCAGAGCCAGGGTCACGTCAGTGCCCAGGGTGTAACCCGCGTTTGCGACCGCTTCGGAGATCACTTTCAGTGCATCTTCGTTGGAAGCCAGGTTAGGTGCGAAACCGCCTTCGTCGCCCACGGCAGTGTTCAGGCCACGGGCCTTGAGCACAGCTTTGAGGTGATGGAAGATTTCGG
This genomic stretch from Pseudomonas deceptionensis harbors:
- the truD gene encoding tRNA pseudouridine(13) synthase TruD yields the protein MNEFELLGPRAYGEALGTAVLKATAEDFQVDEVLDIPLSGDGEHLWLWVEKRGLNTEEAARRIAKAAGVPLRTVSYAGLKDRQALTRQWFSVQLPGKADPDLSGAENDTLKILKTSRHKRKLQRGAHAANGFTLRLTQMAGDKDALEQRLQLIARQGVPNYFGTQRFGWQGGNLGEARDYAARKALPEQRNVRSRLLSTARSYLFNQVLAARVADGSWQRAQVGDLLAFTDSRSFFPAGEAECSDPRLAILDLHPTGPQWGEGESPTTGVTHALEQSIAEREAALRDWLVRAGMSHERRILRLPIGRLTWHYPEPDILQLEFVLPAGCFATVLVRELVDLVPLDQTESLCVF
- the ispF gene encoding 2-C-methyl-D-erythritol 2,4-cyclodiphosphate synthase translates to MRIGHGYDVHCFAEGDFITLGGVRISHKFGLLAHSDGDVLLHALSDALLGAAALGDIGKHFPDTDPTFKGADSRVLLRHVVGLIHAKGWKVGNVDNTIIAQAPKMAPHIETMRALIAADLEVDLDQVNVKATTTEKLGFVGREEGIAVHSIALLVRA
- the fghA gene encoding S-formylglutathione hydrolase gives rise to the protein MSLENLSCQKSFGGWHKRYKHHSEVLGCDMVFAVYLPPQAEQGAKLPVLYWLSGLTCNDENFMHKAGAMKMAAELGLIIVAPDTSPRGEGVPDDPQGAWDFGLGAGFYLNATQEPWAKHYRMHDYVVQELPALVEAHFPASQKRGISGHSMGGHGALVCALRNPGRYQSVSAFAPISNPMDCPWGQKAFSHYLGEERARWREWDASVLMAEAREKLPLLVDQGDRDDFLAVQLKPEVLQQAARMADYPLTLRLQPGYDHSYFFIASFIDDHLRHHANALSC
- a CDS encoding S-(hydroxymethyl)glutathione dehydrogenase/class III alcohol dehydrogenase, which produces MIKSRAAVAFEAKKPLEIVEVDVAMPKAGEVLLRVVASGVCHTDAYTLSGADPEGIFPSILGHEGGAIVEAIGEGVTSVAVGDHVIPLYTPECRQCKFCLSGKTNLCQAIRATQGKGLMPDGTTRFSYKGQPIFHYMGTSTFSEYTVLPEISVAKIQKDAPLEKVCLLGCGVTTGIGAVLNTAKVKPGDTVAIFGLGGIGLSAIIGAVKAKAARIIAIDINPAKFEIARQLGATDCVNPKDFDRPIQEVIVDMTDGGVDFSFECIGNVHLMRAALECCHKGWGESVIIGVAGAGQEISTRPFQLVTGRVWRGSAFGGVRGRTELPSYVDMAQSGEIPLDTFITHTMGLEDINKAFDLMHEGKSIRAVIHF
- a CDS encoding LysR substrate-binding domain-containing protein, which translates into the protein MNENRWEGIDEFVAVAECSQFTAAAERLGVSSSHISRQVARLEERLQTRLFYRSTRKVTLTEAGQTFLQHCQRLQDGREEALRAVGDLASEPKGMLRMTCAVAYGERFIVPLVTRFMGLYPQLRVDIELSNRPLDLVHESLDLAIRLGRLQDSRLVATRLAPRRMYVCASPSYLEHYGRPHSLSELSRHNCLIGSSDLWQLQQDGREFSQRVQGNWRCNSGQAVLDAALQGVGLCQLPDYYVLEHLKTGALVSLLDTHQPPNTAVWALYPQQRHLSPKVRKLVDYLKEGLARREEYQG
- the ispD gene encoding 2-C-methyl-D-erythritol 4-phosphate cytidylyltransferase — its product is MSFSSPAFWAVIPAAGVGARMAADRPKQYLQLGGLSILEHSLGCFLDHPGLKGLVVSVASDDPFWPTLTCATNPRVVRVDGGRERADSVLNALLHLHAQGAADDDWVLVHDAARPNLSREDLDKLLSELADDPVGGLLAVPARDTLKRVDKNGRAVETIDRSLIWQAYTPQMFRLGALHRALADSLVADATITDESSAMEWAGLAPRLIEGRSDNIKVTRPEDLEWLRLRWANR
- the ftsB gene encoding cell division protein FtsB, encoding MRSPNWLFLILLLLLAALQYRLWVGNGSLAQVTDLTQQIADQRAENEILLERNRVLDAEVLELKKGMETVEERARHELGMIKEGETLYQLAQ